The following are encoded together in the Fusarium keratoplasticum isolate Fu6.1 chromosome 1, whole genome shotgun sequence genome:
- a CDS encoding Peroxin-13, with protein sequence MASPPKPWEQPGAATTAAAASVSPSTATSTTDSSAPPLPNRPSSLTSTVNQNAANYSRMATSPYGSMGGAYSSPYSSPYSRFGMGGYGGGMYGGYGGYGGGMYGGMGGGMYGGMGGGMGMPGDPNSLTNSFNNSTQATFQMLEGIVTAFGGFAQMLESTYMATHSSFFAMVSVAEQFGNLRDTLGSVLGIFTLLRWIRTLIAKITGRPPPADAMALTPAAFAHFEGRSMGPDGKPLPPKASKKPLLFFVLAAFGIPYLMSKMIKSLAASQEEEQRRLQAQALESQQPMDPSKLEFCRLTYDFLPQPNTGMELEARKGDLVAVLSKNDPSGNPSEWWQCRSRDGRQGYLPSTYLEVLKRPTQEPKKLKAAPSESSRTNSLTSSIERPEEGKKEYATADGMQRSHFYS encoded by the exons atggcgtccCCGCCCAAGCCCTGGGAGCAACCTGGCGCGGCTACGACTGCAGCTG CTGCCTCAGTCTCGCCCTCAACCGCCACTTCAACTACCGACTCATCTGCACCACCTCTCCCTAACCGCCCTTCCTCCCTCACGTCCACAGTCAACCAGAACGCCGCCAACTATAGCCGTATGGCTACCTCTCCCTACGGCTCCATGGGCGGCGCCTACTCGTCGCCCTATTCAAGCCCCTACTCGAGATTTGGGATGGGCGGCTATGGCGGTGGCATGTACGGCGGCTACGGTGGTTACGGAGGAGGCATGTATGGTGGTATGGGTGGCGGCATGTACGGAGGCATGGGTGGTGGTATGGGCATGCCTGGCGACCCCAACAGCTTGaccaacagcttcaacaaTAGTACCCAAGCTACCTTCCAGATgcttgagggcatcgtcaCAGCATTTGGCGGCTTCGCCCAGATGCTTGAGAGCACCTATATGGCTACCCACTCGAGCTTCTTTG CCATGGTCTCTGTCGCGGAGCAATTCGGCAACCTACGAGATACCCTTGGATCAGTACTGGGTATCTTCACCCTCCTTCGCTGGATCCGGACACTGATCGCCAAGATCACTGGCCGGCCACCACCCGCTGATGCGATGGCGCTCACACCAGCTGCCTTTGCGCACTTCGAAGGCCGCAGCATGGGACCTGACGGCAAGCCTCTCCctcccaaggccagcaaGAAGCCCCTGCTCTTCTTTGTCCTGGCTGCCTTTGGTATCCCTTACCTCATgtccaagatgatcaagagcCTCGCTGCCtcccaggaggaggagcagaggCGCCTCCAGGCCCAGGCGCTCGAATCGCAGCAGCCGATGGATCCCTCCAAGCTCGAGTTTTGCCGACTCACTTACGACTTCCTCCCCCAGCCCAACACCGGCATGGAGCTTGAGGCGCGTAAGGGTGATCTGGTTGCAGTCCTCAGCAAGAACGACCCCTCCGGCAACCCCAGCGAATGGTGGCAATGCAGATCTCGCGATGGCCGCCAAGGATACCTTCCCTCGACCTACCTCGAAGTCCTGAAGCGCCCGACTCaggagcccaagaagctcaaggccgcaCCGAGCGAGAGCAGCCGCACCAACTCGCTCACAAGCTCAATTGAGCGAcccgaggagggcaagaaggagtaTGCCACGGCTGATGGCATGCAGAGGAGCCACTTCTACTCGTAG
- a CDS encoding TRNA-dihydrouridine(47) synthase [NAD(P)(+)] (TRNA-dihydrouridine(47) synthase [NAD(P)(+)]), with protein sequence MSEQADAQMGGVTPEPQHVEVAADASNITTTAADDGERASKRLKMNDSVPSQSVPGEGLHDAPTGKDEKVANGEKEQTQESKSDSKTEHVDGRTKGVAPIKKEYLVDVSTLKDASADDVNDDDAAEGREATNGASNEANGERNDRKSGKGKKDKKKQKGQNTERSFGKFDDAFRICNSRAFYPEFSPRECKFGDRCKLSHDLRKYLEEGRRGDVETFDGKCPVFTAHGHCPSGWKCRFVKSHMKEIEHEDGRKELVLINTSADGGQNGEPQDEESEEQRPGVSNIVSMDKKIDLNRKRTDFTKADQYITWLNKEAKLSEEFMNRRKNQSDEGIEDLRARYVDPPFKPSEKRRLYFGPETPTLAPLTTQGNLPFRRLCVELGAQLTYSEMAIGMPLIQGTKADWTLLKVHDSELTPPKMNPGSVPIFEDYDHSRDLKFGAQISGNNHWVVSKAADVLNRYCPHLRLIDLNCGCPIDMVFKSGGGSALLENHGKMERMIRGMNAMSGEIPITAKIRTGIRNNRPTATQLIGRLAFGAREHRERLGAPGCAALTLHGRSREQRYTKKADWGYIGECAALIKTYNKEKDSLTDTAAEPDESSLPNSKDGRMYFLGNGDCYSHTEYYENIEKARVDTVMIGRGALIKPWIFEEIEKGQYLDKSSSERLGYIEKFVRYGLDAWGSDELGIGFTRRFLLEWLSFAHRYVPVGLLEYLPPSLNDRPPKYKGRDEMETLMASNNFRDWIKISEMFLGPVHPTFNFQPKHKSNAYEAEG encoded by the exons ATGAGCGAGCAGGCAGACGCCCAGATGGGCGGCGTCACTCCAGAGCCTCAGCACGTCGAGGTTGCGGCCGATGCCAGTAACATCACTACCACCGccgcagatgatggagagaggGCTTCGAAGAGACTTAAGATGAACGACTCGGTCCCATCTCAATCTGTGCCCGGAGAGGGTCTGCACGACGCGCCCACGggcaaggatgagaaggtGGCCAACGGTGAGAAGGAGCAGACTCAAGAGTCAAAGTCTGACTCCAAGACTGAGCACGTTGATGGACGCACCAAGGGAGTCGCACCCATTAAGAAGGA GTATCTCGTTGATGTGTCCACTCTGAAGGATGCCTCAGCCGACGATGTgaacgatgatgatgccgccgAAGGACGTGAAGCTACCAACGGAGCTTCCAATGAAGCAAACGGCGAGAGAAACGACCGCAAGtctggcaagggcaagaaggacaagaagaagcaaaagggcCAGAACACAGAGCGTAGCTTCGGCAAGTTCGATGACGCCTTTCGCATTTGCAACAGCCGAGCTTTCTACCCCGAGTTCTCCCCCAGAGAGTGCAAGTTCGGCGACCGATGCAAGCTCTCTCACGACCTACGCAAGTATCTCGAAGAGGGACGTCGAGGAGACGTTGAGACTTTTGACGGCAAATGTCCCGTGTTTACGGCTCATGGCCACTGCCCCTCGGGCTGGAAGTGCCGCTTTGTCAAGAGCCACatgaaggagattgagcaCGAGGACGGAAGAAAGGAGCTGGTGCTCATCAACACCTCCGCAGATGGCGGCCAGAATGGCGAGCcccaagatgaagagtccGAGGAGCAGCGACCTGGCGTCTCCAACATTGTCAgcatggacaagaagatTGACCTTAACCGCAAGCGAACCGACTTCACAAAGGCCGACCAGTACATTACCTGGCTCAATAAGGAAGCCAAACTGAGCGAGGAGTTCATGAACCGCCGAAAGAATCAGTCCGACGAGGGCATCGAGGATCTGCGTGCTCGCTATGTCGACCCTCCCTTCAAGCCCTCTGAGAAGCGACGCCTCTACTTTGGTCCCGAGACTCCTACCTTGGCCCCCCTTACTACGCAAGGAAACCTCCCTTTCCGTCGTCTCTGCGTTGAGCTCGGTGCTCAGCTGACATACTCTGAGATGGCCATAGGAATGCCGCTAATCCAGGGAACCAAGGCTGACTGGACCCTCCTCAAGGTCCACGACTCGGAACTCACTCCTCCCAAGATGAACCCAGGATCGGTCCCCATCTTTGAGGACTACGATCACTCCCGGGATCTCAAGTTTGGTGCCCAGATCTCAGGAAACAACCACTGGGTcgtctccaaggctgctgatGTTCTGAACCGCTACTGCCCCCATCTTCGCCTCATTGATCTCAACTGCGGTTGCCCTATTGACATGGTGTTCAAGTCCGGCGGTGGATCGGCGCTTCTTGAGAACCACGGCAAGATGGAACGCATGATTCGAGGCATGAACGCCATGTCCGGGGAGATTCCCATCACTGCCAAGATAAGGACTGGCATCCGGAACAACCGCCCCACGGCTACCCAGCTCATTGGCAGGCTGGCCTTCGGTGCGCGGGAGCATCGTGAGCGCCTCGGTGCCCCTGGTTGCGCCGCCCTGACTCTCCATGGACGAAGCCGTGAGCAGCGATacaccaagaaggctgaCTGGGGCTACATTGGAGAGTGTGCCGCTCTCATCAAGACCtacaacaaggagaaggacagcCTCACAGACACAGCCGCCGAGCCCGATGAGAGCTCCCTCCCCAACTCCAAGGACGGCCGCATGTACTTCCTCGGCAACGGCGACTGCTACTCACATACTGAGTACTATGAGAACATTGAAAAGGCCCGTGTCGATACCGTCATGATTGGTCGCGGTGCCCTTATCAAACCCTGGATctttgaggagattgagaagggTCAGTATCTGGACAAGTCGTCGAGCGAGCGTCTCGGCTACATTGAGAAGTTTGTGCGCTACGGCCTTGACGCCTGGGGTtctgatgagcttggcatcGGCTTCACGCGCCGCTTCCTACTCGAGTGGCTGAGCTTCGCTCATCGCTATGTCCCCGTCGGATTGCTAGAGTATCTACCCCCTAGCCTGAACGACCGGCCACCCAAGTACAAGGGACGAGACGAAATGGAGACGCTAATGGCGTCCAACAACTTTAGAGATTGGATCAAGATCAG TGAGATGTTCCTCGGTCCTGTCCACCCGACTTTCAACTTCCAGCCCAAGCACAAGTCGAATGCGTATGAGGCTGAGGGTTAA
- a CDS encoding LigD-N domain-containing protein, whose translation MTKKRPASPNLIPNPFIKKKNLEWTLDSPSTTKSAQSSLIPPPPTTADIESGSATIDDHLSHFKAHLSEHIITPSPLLPISSYASLYSSNVGNPQGAHFVIHQHDHPIAGTHYDLRLQISETSSASWAIMYGLPGDPNSVRLNRNATETRIHCLLNHLIETASSSTGSLLIWDTGTYTILPRKSKHSPSSDPSSPPSSPDPPPEATPQVLLHAAFQKRKIRIRLHGSRLPDPYVLNLRLTKSEDAAGRAKSGRAPRTKRRRQGRGAPQPQYETSDEGESEDGKGEDVPVTVDTAANAEKLSAMEREIRELEDEKVRLTNAYPGASNTIGSVHQRRWYVSMDRSACGFVEKRTKGRSNWELDNHAEPHETGPSEAQDKLTGRLSYPFYVRGAECERSVVTGRRGADILKDEGVKDFVQRKGWEPVLN comes from the exons ATGACCAAGAAGCGACCAGCAAGCCCGAATCTCATACCCAACCCATtcatcaagaagaaaaaTCTTGAATGGACACTAGATTCTCCATCTACTACCAAATCTGCTCAATCCTCTCTCATCCCTCCGCCACCCACCACAGCCGACATCGAGTCTGGATCAGCCACCATAGATGACCACCTCTCCCATTTCAAAGCTCACCTTTCCGAACACATTATAACACCGTCCCCGCTGCTCCCTATCTCGTCGTATGCCTCACTCTACTCTAGCAACGTAGGCAACCCCCAAGGTGCTCACTTTGTCATCCATCAACATGACCACCCCATCGCTGGCACACATTATGATCTCCGACTCCAGATCAGTGAGACGAGCAGTGCCAGTTGGGCCATCATGTACGGGCTCCCAGGTGACCCAAATAGTGTTAGACTGAATCGAAATGCCACCGAGACACGGATTCATTGTCTCTTG AACCACCTGATAGAAACTGCTTCATCGTCGACAGGTTCATTACTCATATGGGATACGGGAACATACACTATACTTCCCCGGAAGAGCAAGCACTCACCGTCATCCGATCCCTCATCAcccccatcatcaccagatCCACCGCCCGAAGCAACACCACAAGTCCTCTTACACGCCGCTTTCCAAAAACGCAAGATCCGCATCCGCCTCCACGGTTCTCGCTTACCGGACCCTTACGTTCTCAACCTCCGCCTCACCAAATCAGAGGACGCTGCTGGGAGGGCAAAAAGCGGACGGGCGCCTCGAACTAAACGCCGTCGTCAGGGTAGAGGCGCTCCGCAGCCACAGTACGAGACAAGTGATGAGGGTGAGAGTGAAGATGGTAAAGGCGAAGACGTGCCCGTGACTGTTGATACAGCCGCAAACGCAGAGAAGCTGTCTGCGATGGAACGTGAGATCcgcgagctcgaggatgaaaAAGTCCGTCTAACAAACGCCTACCCAGGGGCTTCCAATACCATTGGCAGCGTCCACCAGCGTCGATGGTATGTTTCAATGGACCGATCGGCCTGTGGTTTCGTTGAGAAGCGAACCAAGGGTCGTTCAAACTGGGAGTTAGACAATCATGCAGAACCCCACGAGACAGGGCCTAGCGAGGCCCAGGACAAGCTAACTGGTCGCCTGTCTTATCCATTCTACGTTCGTGGCGCCGAATGTGAGCGCAGTGTTGTGACGGGACGGCGAGGTGCTGACATTCTCAAGGACGAGGGGGTGAAAGATTTTGTGCAACGCAAAGGTTGGGAACCTGTGCTGAACTGA
- a CDS encoding HIG1 domain-containing protein, with translation MKILTKEEEEAHYAAVVKGGLIGGTIGIGVGVGGVLFASRRYTAFRGLTIPFRTFLVTSAGTFGAIINADRWSMAFQKEQNPMNFYQDETQRVQQITRENQTAYERFMEYGKENRYSIVFISWLASMGLAFALVSRSPMNTANKVVQARVYAQGLTLAVLIVSAVFEMNDAKSGSGRWQTVMVIDPDDPEHKHLIEKRIHKEEYEGQDLWKDMVAAEERRLAAKKASETKI, from the exons ATGAAGATCCtcaccaaggaagaggaagaggcccaCTACGCGGCTGTCGTCAAGGGCGGTCTCATCGGAGGCACCATTGGCATCGGTGTCGGCGTTGGAGGCGTCCTCTTCGCCTCGCGACGATACACAGCCTTCCGAGGCCTCACCATCCCTTTCCGGACCTTCCTTGTCACCTCGGCCGGCACCTTtggcgccatcatcaacgccgACCGCTGGTCCATGGCCTTCCAGAAGGAGCAGAACCCCATGAACTTCTACCAGGACGAGACCCAGCGCGTCCAGCAGATCACGCGCGAGAACCAGACCGCCTACGAGCGCTTCATGGAGTATGGCAAGGAGAACCGCTActccatcgtcttcatctcgtgGCTCGCCTCCATGGGCCTCGCCTTTGCCCTCGTCAGCCGCTCCCCCATGAACACGGCCAACAAGGTCGTCCAGGCCCGTGTCTACGCCCAGGGCCTGACCCTCgccgtcctcatcgtctcgGCCGTCTTTGAGATGAATGACGCCAAGTCTGGCAGCGGCCGCTGGCAGACCGTCATGGTCATCGATCCCGATGACCCCGAGCACAAGCACCTCATCGAGAAGAGGATTCACAAGGAGGAGTACGAGGGACAGGATCTCTGGAAGG ACATGGTTGCCGCTGAGGAGCGACGATTagctgccaagaaggcttcCGAGACCAAGATCTAA